From Nicotiana tabacum cultivar K326 chromosome 20, ASM71507v2, whole genome shotgun sequence, one genomic window encodes:
- the LOC107807333 gene encoding uncharacterized protein LOC107807333, translated as MITDVEAVTSAQEIQGQRVQQGSTVVEENRTLKQQMTQIRQAWANGQGQPCHESRFATQQEQYHSPEYHSYSFELPVNIEKPARKRVQEEITQRVKRLEQRLKNTQAMASQKSVAFKWREQAARAKPPMDDHELITAFLQAQEPDYFQYMTSAVGKSFPEAIKMGEMMENGLKTGRIISQTTLKAAAQAVQIESGNMNEGDEEIMVISGSRRGPRRTSRRYVQPHQVSHDPFKHYYPPPNPPYSS; from the coding sequence atgataactgacgtcgaagctgttacgagtgctcaagagattcagggtcagagggttcaacaagggtctactgtggttgaggaaaatagaacactgaaacaacaaatgacccAAATACGTCAAGcctgggccaatggccaaggacagccTTGTCACGAGTCACGatttgctacacagcaagaaCAGTACCACTCTcccgagtaccactcgtactcgtttgagcTTCCTGTAAACatcgagaagcctgcccgaaagagagtacaggaagaaataacccaaagagtgaaaagattagaacaacggttgaaaaacacgcAAGCAATGGCaagtcaaaagagtgttgccttcaaatggagagagcaggcagctagagctaagccacccatggatgaccacgagttaaTCACTGCCTTTCtacaggctcaagagccagattattttcaatacatgacatccgcagtgggtaaatccttcccggaagcaatcaaaatgggagaaatgatggagaacggtcttaagacaggcagaattataagtcaaacaACTCTCAAAGCTGCAGCTCAAgctgtccaaattgaatctggTAACATGAATGAGGGGGATGAAGAAATCAtggtgatatcagggtcgagaagaggtcctaggagaacatcccGAAGGTATGTGCAGCCTCATCAAGTTTCCCATGACCCCTTTAAGCATTACTATCCACCTCCAAACCCCCCATACTCAAGTTGA